Within the Arthrobacter sp. V1I7 genome, the region GTGTTTGGATCCGGTCAGTATTTCCCCGGCCAGCAGCTCGCCCGCGATGAGTCCGAGCGTTGCGCCGGAGTGCGTGAAGGCGACAAAGCAGCCCGGGACTTTCTCCAGCTCGCCGAGGACCGGCTCGCCGTCGCCGGGGATGGGCTTGTGGCCGATCTTCCAGGAAGCGGGCTTGAGCTCCGGGTTGCCGGCGAGGAGCCTTGCGGCCTCGTCCGCCAGTTCCTGGACAACCTCATCGGGGATCGAGAAAGTTCCATCCGCGTGCCCGGTGATGTCGGCCTCGTACCAGTCGTGATCCAGGGCAAGGGTGTTGCCCGGGTTGGGCCGCGTGGCCGCGCGGGGCGTGTTCAGCACGGCTTCGAGCTCGTGCTCGAGGGGTTTCGTGATCACCAGCATCGACACCGGTGAGCCGTTGGGGATCTCGACCCCCAACGGTGCCACGACGGCCGGTGTTGCGGCGCCGCAGGCAACCAGGACGGCTTCGGCGTCGTGGACGGCTCCCGAGCCGAGCTGGACGCCGGTGGCCCGTCCGTCCGTGAGCACGACGGATGCTTTGCCGGCATTCAGGACAAGTTCGCCGCCGAGGTGATGGAATTCTTCCATAAGGAACTCGACCAGGTCCGGGAGGCTGACCCAGCCCTCGCCCGGGTTGAAGACCGCGTTTTCCGGGACAGCGGTGGCGTCGACGCCGGGCGTGGACGCAGCGATGCCGTCCGGGGCGAGCAGCCTGGAGTCGTAGCCCTGGTTCCGCTCGAAGGCGTGGCGGGCCTCCGTGCCGCCGGCATGTCCGGCGGCGTTCCACATGAGGCCGCCGTCGAACCGGAGCCACTCCCTGGCGGGGTCTGAGGCGAACAGGGTCCGGTACCGGTCCACTCCCGCGACCCGGAGCTGGTGGTAGGGCGTGGACCGTTCGCCGGCCGAATTCAGCCAGGACAGGGAACGGCCGCTGGCCTCGCTGGCCAGGCCGCGCTCGGTGAGCAGCAGCACGGACGCGCCGGCGCGCAGCAGGTGGACGGCTGTGGAAACGCCAAGGATACCGCCGCCGATAACGGCAACACGCGGGGCGGAGACTGCGGAGGACATAGGAACTCTCTTTCTGGGGGGTGGAGCTTGCACGCCGGCGTCAGGCGCCGACGTGGACGTCTTCGATGATTTTCAGGACCTGGAGGGCTTCCGCCGGGTCCACGGGCAGCGGCCCGCGGCCGCGGAGCGCCTCGGCGAGGAGCCGGTAGAACTGCGGGTAGCTGCCCCGTTCGGCCGGGACGGGGCTGGTGGCGCCGTCGATGCCCAGGTTGCCCCACGCAGGTGGCGACGAACGGCTTGTCGACCACCACGTGCAGGCCGTGTGCGATTGCCGCCGCGGCAAGGCCGAAGCGCGTCACCGGCGGCGTTCCCAGGACCACGAGGTCCAGCTCGCCGGCCAGCTGAAACAGCGCTTCCGGCGTCGGGACAATCCGCGCCCGCGGGTACCGGGACGCCGCGGCGGCGGCACGGTCCGGATCCGCGGTCACAATCACATCGAGGGAGTAGGCGGGGTCCGCCTCGATCAGCGGCGCGTGGAGACCCGGCCGGAGATCCCGAAGCCGACGACGGCGGTACGGATGGTGCCGCCGGAAACTGTCCGCATCAGAGCACCTCGGAGAGGAATCGCTGGAGGCGTTCGCTCCGGGGGTTGTCGAAGAGGTCCGCGGGGGAGCCCACTTCGACCACTTCGCCTTCGTCCATGAACACCACCTGGTCTGCGACGCGGCGGGCGAAGCCCATTTCGTGGGTGACGACCACCATGGTCATGCCCCGTTTGGCGAGCGATGCCATCAGGTTCAGGACGCCCTTGACCAGTTCGGGGTCCAGGGCGCTGGTGGCTTCGTCGAAGAGCATGACCTCCGGTTCCATCGCCAGGGCGCGGGCGATGGCGACGCGCTGCTGCTGTCCCCCGGAGAGGTCACGCGGGCGGTGGTCTGCCCGTTCGGCGAGGCCGACCTCCGCCAGCCGGCGCCGGGCGCGTTCCATCGCCTCGGCCCTGGGCATGACTTTGACGCTCCACAGGGCGAGGGCCACGTTTTCCAGTGCCGTGTGGTCCGGAAAGAGGTTGAAGTGCTGGAACACCATGCCGATCCGGCGCCGGAGCGTGTCCGGCTTGACCTCCAGGGCGCTTTCCCCGGCCAGGATCACGTTGCCGCTCTTGGGCTCGTGGAGCCGGTTGACGCCGCGCAGCAGGGTGGACTTGCCCGAGCCTGACGGGCCGATGATGCAGGTGGTGGTCCCCGGCGGAACGGTGACGCTGACGTTGCGGAGCACCTCGACGTCGCCGAAGGCCATGGTGAGGTTCTTCAGCTCCAGGCTGGAGCCGTTGAAGGTCTCGATGTCCGCGGTGGTGGTGCTGGTGCCGGCGTTGGTGCTCATGTGTTGCTCCCGGTGGTCAGCGGCGAGGCCGCGTCGAGTTCCTTGACTTCGTTCAGGCCGCTGCTGGGGGCCGAGGGGCGCCGCTTGCCGGTGCGGAAGCGGTTGTCGAAATGATTCACGAGGTGGGTGAGCGGCACGGTGATGACGAGGTAGAAGATGCCGGCCAGAACCAGCGGGGAGAGGTTGCCGGAGAGGACCGCGGCGTCCTGGCCCACCCGGAAGAGTTCGCGCTCGGAGACCAGCAGGCCCAGGAAGTAGACCAGCGAGGAGTCTTTGACGATGGCGATGAACTGGTTGACCAGGGCCGGCAGGACCCGCCGGATGCCCTGCGGGACGACCACCAGGGCCATGGACCGGGCATAGCTCATGCCCAGGGCGCGGCAGGCTTCGCCCTGGCCCTTGTCCACGCTGAGGATGCCGGCCCGGAAGATCTCGCCGATATAGGCGCTGGCGATCAGGCTCAGGGCGATGATGCCGAGCGGGTAGGGCGAGGGCCCGAAGATCGACTGGCTCAACCGGGCGAAGCCCTGGCCGATCAGCAGGATGGTGAGGATGGCAGGGAGTCCGCGGAACAGGTCGGTGTAGATCCGGGCCGGGATGCGCAGCCACTTGGACGGGGAGATCCCCATGATCGCGACGACCATGCCAAGTGCTACGCCGATGATGGTGGCGGCCACGGAGATGATGAGGGTGTTGAGCAGGCCAACGCCCAGGAGTTGGGGCAGGACTTCGGCCATTGCGGCGAAGTCGAAGAAGGTGCGGATGATGGTGGTGAACCAGTCCATGGTTGCTCTCAGACGTAGTTAGCTGGTGGAACGCCGGGCGGACCGCGCGTGGTGGTCCGCCCGGCCGGAAGCCGGAAGGCCTACTTGCTGGGCGCCGGGGTTGCCGTCTGCTCGGCCTTCGGCAGGTACTGCTCGGGCATCGGGGATCCCGGGAACCACTTCTCGTAGAGCTTCTTCCAGGTGCCGTCTTCCATGGCCGCGGCCAGGCCCTTGTTGAGGGCTTCCCGGAAGGCGGCCTTGTCCTTGGCGACGGCGAACCCGGCCGGAGCATCGAAGGACGGGATGTCGGCGGCGCTGACCAGTCCGTACTGCTCCTGGTAGGCCTTGGCGGCCTCGTAGTCCAGGAAGTGTGCATCCACGGAGCCGCTGTTGACGGCGGAGATGGCGGTGTTGTTGTCGGGGAAGCGCACCAGGCTCGCCGAGGTGAAGTTCTTGACCGCGTAGGCCTCCTGCAGCGTCCCCTGCACGACGCCGAGCCGCTTTCCGGCGAGCCCGTCGGCGTCGGCGATGCCGGAAGTCTTGGTGGTGATGACGGTCAGGTAGCCGGCGAGGTAGCCCTCGGAGAAGTCGACCGTCTGCTTGCGCTTGTCCGTGATGCCGATGGCGGCGACGCCGGCGTCGAACTGGCCGTTGGCGACGGCGGCGAGCAGGCCGGAGAAGTCCTGGCCGGTGAAGACGACCTTGTCCACGCCGGCGCGGTGGGCGACGTCCTTGAAGAGCTCCACGTCGAAGCCGGTGAAGTTCCCCGCGGCGTCGGCGAAGGTGTACGGCTTCGAGTCGCCGAGGCTGGCGACCCGGATCGTGCCCGGCTCGATGAGGCCGTAGGGGTTCTCCGCCGGCGAGGACGAGGCGGAGGAGGTGCCCCCGCAGCCGGACAAAGCCAGGACGGCGGCAACGGCAGCGGCGACGAGCACCCCGGGGCGCAGCTTGTTTCGTTTAATCACAGCGTTATTCCAATCGAGGAGGGACGAGGAGGGGCAGGCGGCCGGTGATACCGCCCGATCTGAAGGGCCGTCGAGGGGGCTCTTGCTGAGTCCGGTCTCAGTCCCTAGGATTGAGACCGGACTCACATCGATTGATAGAAATGTAATCGAAGCCACATCGGGCGTCAAGGGTCTGCTAAGAAAGGTCGTAATGAGTAGCGATGCCTCCCGGCGCCGCGACATCACTGTCGCCGACGTCGCCAAAGCCGCCCAGGTTTCCAAGGCCCAGGCCGCCCGCGCCCTCGGCAACTACGGCGCCGTCAGCGAGGACGTGCGCGAACGCGTGCTGGCGGCCGCCGAGGAGCTTCGGTACCGGCCCAACGAACTCGCGCGCAGCATGAATACGGGAAAGTCGCACACCATCGGGGTGGTGGTCGGCGACATCGAGAACCCCCATTTCGGTCTGGCCACGCGGGGCATCACGGACACGGCGAAGAAGAGCGGGTTCAACGTCATCCTGATCAACACCGACGAGGACACGGCCGCGGAAGTCGACGCCGTCCGGGTGCTCCTGGACAAGCGGGTGGACGGCCTGATCGTGGCGCCGGCGTCGTCGGTGGACACGGCTCACCTGCGCAGCGTCCACGAGTCCGGCCGTCCGCTGGTGCTGCTGGACCGCAAGGCGCCGGGCCTGGCTGTGGACACCGTGGCGGTCGACATGGAGGGGATCTCCTACGAATCCACCAGCTACCTGATCCAGTCCGGGCACCGGCGGATCGCGTTCATCTCCACGCTCAAGACGGAGGACGACTACCGCGACGGCATGCCGCTGGACTCCTCGCAGATCGCGGACCGCCGGGACGGTCTGAAACGGGCCTTCGCGGAGGCAGGGCTGGACCAGCCGGACGATCTGGTCCGGCTCAATGCCGGCGATGCCGAGTCGGTCAAGAAAATTACCCGGGAGCTGTTGCAGCGCCCGGACCCGGCGACGGCGATCATCGCCTCGGACGGCCTCATCGGCCTCAGCGTCGTGGAAGCCATCCATGAGCTGGGGCTGTCGATCCCGGAGGATGTCTCGTTCCTGATGTACGACGACTTTGCCTGGACCCGCCTCACGACGCCCCCGCTGACCGTCATCGCGCAGCCTGTCTATGACATGGGCGTCGCGGCCGCGGCTGCGCTGATCCGGCAGATCGAGGGCCGGAAAGCATCGGCGGCAGCACCGGAATTCACCGCGACGCTGATCCGGCGGGGCTCGGTCAGCGCGCCCGGCAACCGGAGCGGGCGCCCTAAACCGTAACGGCACGCCTCCCGCCGGCCCGGCCGCGGCTAGTGGGAGCCGGTCGGCAGGGGGAGCTCCTCGGCATCGGCGTCCCTCTCGGAGCCGGCTTCCGCGTCGGGCGGGGTGGGCTTGGCCCGGCGGCCGCGCGTGGCCGGGACGGGCGGCGCGGCATCCGCCTTCAGCAGCGCCCGCTTCTCCCGCCGGCCTTCCACCAGCCGGTAGAGCACGGGCACCAGCACCAGCGTCAGGGCCGTGGAGGAGATCAGCCCGCCGATCACCACGATCGCGAGCGGCTGCGAGATGAAGCCGCCGCCGCCGGTCAGGCCCAGCGCCATCGGCGCCAGCGCGAACACGGTGGCCAGGGCGGTCATCAGGATCGGCCGGAGCCGCTGCCGGGCGCCGTGGGTGATGGCCTCGGCCACGCTCATCCCCGGCTCGCCGTTCCGCGGCTTGCGGTACTGGTTGATGAGGTCGATCAGCACGATCGCGTTGGTCACCACGATGCCCACGAGCATCAGCATGCCGATCAGCGACGGCAGGCCCAGCGGCACCCCGGTCACCAGCAGCAGGGCGATGGCCCCGGTGGCGGCGAACGGGACGGAGACCAGCAGGATGAGCGGCTGCACGAGGGACTTGAACGCGGCCACCATGATCACGTAGACGATCGCGATGGCCGCCAGCAGTGCCAGTCCCAGCTGGCTGAAGGACTCCGCCTGCTGCGTCGTCGCGCCGCCGATCGTGGCCGTGACGCCGGGCGGCAGGTCGACGGTCTTCAGCCGGGCCTGGACTTCGGTGCTCACGGCGCCGAGGTTGGAGCCCGACGGCGTGACGGAGACGCGCGCGGTCCGCTGGCCGTTGCTTGCGGTGATGGAGACGGGAACATCCACCTGTTCCACGGCGGCGATGCTGCCCAGCGTCACCGCTCCGGCCGCGGTGGGCAGCGGGATGTTCCGGACCGCGCCGATGCTGGTGAAGCGGGTGCCTTCGCCGATCCGGACCGGGAAATCATTCGTGTCGATGCGGACGGTCCCGGCCGGGACCGGGCTGATGGTGGTCGCCAGCACCGCGGCTACCTGTTCCTCCGTCAGGCCCGCCGCGACGGCTTTGGCGCGGTCCACTTTCACCTGGACGACCGGCTGGCTGGCGGCCAGGTTGGTGGCGACCTCGCTGCTGCCGGGAACCCCGTCGAGGGCCTGGACCAGCGCATCGCTGGCCGTGCGGAGGTCGGGAGTGGTGCCGGCCTTGAGGGTGATGTCGACGGTCGAGGACGTGCCGAAGCCGCCCTGCTGGGAGCCGACGGTGATCGTGCCGGCACCGGGGACGTTGGCGAGCTCGCGGCGGACGGTGTCCTGGAGCCTGCCCTGGTTGGCTTTTTCGTCGGTGACCACGGTGAAGCTGGAATTGGAGGCGCCGGCGGAGAGCAGCGCCGGGAAGCCGGTCTGGGCGTTTCCGGTGGTGACCTGGACATCCCTGATGCCGTCAATGTCCCGCAGCACGGTCTCGACCTGGA harbors:
- a CDS encoding FAD-binding oxidoreductase translates to MSSAVSAPRVAVIGGGILGVSTAVHLLRAGASVLLLTERGLASEASGRSLSWLNSAGERSTPYHQLRVAGVDRYRTLFASDPAREWLRFDGGLMWNAAGHAGGTEARHAFERNQGYDSRLLAPDGIAASTPGVDATAVPENAVFNPGEGWVSLPDLVEFLMEEFHHLGGELVLNAGKASVVLTDGRATGVQLGSGAVHDAEAVLVACGAATPAVVAPLGVEIPNGSPVSMLVITKPLEHELEAVLNTPRAATRPNPGNTLALDHDWYEADITGHADGTFSIPDEVVQELADEAARLLAGNPELKPASWKIGHKPIPGDGEPVLGELEKVPGCFVAFTHSGATLGLIAGELLAGEILTGSKHPMLATFRPGRFS
- a CDS encoding LacI family DNA-binding transcriptional regulator is translated as MSSDASRRRDITVADVAKAAQVSKAQAARALGNYGAVSEDVRERVLAAAEELRYRPNELARSMNTGKSHTIGVVVGDIENPHFGLATRGITDTAKKSGFNVILINTDEDTAAEVDAVRVLLDKRVDGLIVAPASSVDTAHLRSVHESGRPLVLLDRKAPGLAVDTVAVDMEGISYESTSYLIQSGHRRIAFISTLKTEDDYRDGMPLDSSQIADRRDGLKRAFAEAGLDQPDDLVRLNAGDAESVKKITRELLQRPDPATAIIASDGLIGLSVVEAIHELGLSIPEDVSFLMYDDFAWTRLTTPPLTVIAQPVYDMGVAAAAALIRQIEGRKASAAAPEFTATLIRRGSVSAPGNRSGRPKP
- a CDS encoding amino acid ABC transporter permease — translated: MDWFTTIIRTFFDFAAMAEVLPQLLGVGLLNTLIISVAATIIGVALGMVVAIMGISPSKWLRIPARIYTDLFRGLPAILTILLIGQGFARLSQSIFGPSPYPLGIIALSLIASAYIGEIFRAGILSVDKGQGEACRALGMSYARSMALVVVPQGIRRVLPALVNQFIAIVKDSSLVYFLGLLVSERELFRVGQDAAVLSGNLSPLVLAGIFYLVITVPLTHLVNHFDNRFRTGKRRPSAPSSGLNEVKELDAASPLTTGSNT
- a CDS encoding amino acid ABC transporter ATP-binding protein; its protein translation is MSTNAGTSTTTADIETFNGSSLELKNLTMAFGDVEVLRNVSVTVPPGTTTCIIGPSGSGKSTLLRGVNRLHEPKSGNVILAGESALEVKPDTLRRRIGMVFQHFNLFPDHTALENVALALWSVKVMPRAEAMERARRRLAEVGLAERADHRPRDLSGGQQQRVAIARALAMEPEVMLFDEATSALDPELVKGVLNLMASLAKRGMTMVVVTHEMGFARRVADQVVFMDEGEVVEVGSPADLFDNPRSERLQRFLSEVL
- a CDS encoding ABC transporter substrate-binding protein, whose translation is MKRNKLRPGVLVAAAVAAVLALSGCGGTSSASSSPAENPYGLIEPGTIRVASLGDSKPYTFADAAGNFTGFDVELFKDVAHRAGVDKVVFTGQDFSGLLAAVANGQFDAGVAAIGITDKRKQTVDFSEGYLAGYLTVITTKTSGIADADGLAGKRLGVVQGTLQEAYAVKNFTSASLVRFPDNNTAISAVNSGSVDAHFLDYEAAKAYQEQYGLVSAADIPSFDAPAGFAVAKDKAAFREALNKGLAAAMEDGTWKKLYEKWFPGSPMPEQYLPKAEQTATPAPSK